A single Argentina anserina chromosome 7, drPotAnse1.1, whole genome shotgun sequence DNA region contains:
- the LOC126802975 gene encoding calcium-binding protein KIC gives MGSNGTTTEYQDLLPVMAEKLDVEAFVSELCGGFRLLADPESGLITSESLKKNSALLGMERMSKEDAEGMVREGDLDGDGALNETEFCILMVRLSPGMMEDAEIWLEKALDQELKKS, from the coding sequence ATGGGGAGCAATGGAACAACAACTGAATACCAGGACTTATTACCAGTGATGGCAGAGAAGCTAGATGTGGAGGCCTTTGTGTCCGAGCTATGTGGAGGTTTTCGGCTTCTGGCAGACCCCGAAAGTGGGCTGATCACCTCCGAGAGTCTGAAGAAGAATTCTGCACTTCTCGGAATGGAAAGGATGAGCAAAGAGGATGCTGAGGGTATGGTCAGGGAAGGTGATCTTGATGGAGATGGCGCGCTGAATGAGACTGAGTTCTGTATTCTCATGGTGAGGCTGAGTCCAGGGATGATGGAAGACGCAGAGATTTGGCTTGAGAAAGCTCTTGATCAGGAGCTAAAGAAGTCCTGA
- the LOC126802165 gene encoding serine/arginine-rich splicing factor RS31-like isoform X1, with the protein MRAIFVGNFEHDTRQSDLERLFAKFGKVDRVDMKTGFAFVYLDNDRDAEDAIHHLDDKPFGYDRRRLSVEWARGERGRERGHHLDGSKSVAIQRPTKTLFVINFDPLRTKVWDIERHFEPYGKILNVRIRRNFAFVQFETQDEATKALQATHLSKILDRVVSVEYALRDDDERGERHYDSPKRGGYGRHADSPYRRSPSPVYCRRPSPDYGRPRSPAYGRYNGPAYDRRRTPDYGRHASPEYGRYRSRSPIRRSRT; encoded by the exons ATGAGGGCGATTTTCGTCGGCAACTTTGAACATGATACTAGGCAGTCGGATTTGGAGAGGCTCTTCGCCAAGTTCGGCAAGGTTGATCGGGTCGACATGAAAACCG GTTTTGCTTTTGTTTATCTTGATAATGATCGTGATGCTGAGGATGCTATTCATCACCTTGATGACAAACCATTTGGTTATGACAGGCGCAGATTATCTGTGGAATGGGCTAGG GGTGAGCGTGGTCGTGAACGTGGTCATCATCTTGATGGGTCTAAATCTGTGGCAATCCAGAGGCCCACAAAAACCTTGTTTGTCATCAACTTTGATCCCCTCCGCACCAAGGTTTGGGATATTGAAAGACACTTTGAGCCCTATGGAAAGATTCTTAATGTCAGAATTCGGCGGAACTTTGCATTTGTGCAGTTTGAGACTCAGGATGAAGCTACCAAAGCTCTTCAGGCTACACACTTGAG CAAGATACTAGATCGTGTGGTTTCAGTTGAGTATGCTCTGAGAGATGATGATGAGAGAGGTGAACGTCATTATGATAGTCCCAAAAGAGGTGGTTATGGAAGGCATGCGGATAGTCCTTATAGGAGGTCACCAAGTCCGGTGTATTGCAGGCGTCCAAGTCCTGATTATGGTCGTCCCCGCAGCCCAGCTTATGGTAGGTACAATGGTCCAGCGTATGACCGGCGTAGGACTCCTGATTATGGAAGACATGCGAGTCCAGAGTATGGCAGATACCGCAG TCGCTCCCCTATCCGAAGATCAAGGACATAA
- the LOC126802165 gene encoding serine/arginine-rich splicing factor RS31-like isoform X2: MQPSSFSSSCNASTVLCASAPHVYAGFAFVYLDNDRDAEDAIHHLDDKPFGYDRRRLSVEWARGERGRERGHHLDGSKSVAIQRPTKTLFVINFDPLRTKVWDIERHFEPYGKILNVRIRRNFAFVQFETQDEATKALQATHLSKILDRVVSVEYALRDDDERGERHYDSPKRGGYGRHADSPYRRSPSPVYCRRPSPDYGRPRSPAYGRYNGPAYDRRRTPDYGRHASPEYGRYRSRSPIRRSRT, encoded by the exons ATGCAACCTTCATCGTTTAGTTCTTCATGCAATGCCTCTACAGTCTTATGTGCATCAGCCCCTCACGTATATGCAG GTTTTGCTTTTGTTTATCTTGATAATGATCGTGATGCTGAGGATGCTATTCATCACCTTGATGACAAACCATTTGGTTATGACAGGCGCAGATTATCTGTGGAATGGGCTAGG GGTGAGCGTGGTCGTGAACGTGGTCATCATCTTGATGGGTCTAAATCTGTGGCAATCCAGAGGCCCACAAAAACCTTGTTTGTCATCAACTTTGATCCCCTCCGCACCAAGGTTTGGGATATTGAAAGACACTTTGAGCCCTATGGAAAGATTCTTAATGTCAGAATTCGGCGGAACTTTGCATTTGTGCAGTTTGAGACTCAGGATGAAGCTACCAAAGCTCTTCAGGCTACACACTTGAG CAAGATACTAGATCGTGTGGTTTCAGTTGAGTATGCTCTGAGAGATGATGATGAGAGAGGTGAACGTCATTATGATAGTCCCAAAAGAGGTGGTTATGGAAGGCATGCGGATAGTCCTTATAGGAGGTCACCAAGTCCGGTGTATTGCAGGCGTCCAAGTCCTGATTATGGTCGTCCCCGCAGCCCAGCTTATGGTAGGTACAATGGTCCAGCGTATGACCGGCGTAGGACTCCTGATTATGGAAGACATGCGAGTCCAGAGTATGGCAGATACCGCAG TCGCTCCCCTATCCGAAGATCAAGGACATAA